In Leifsonia sp. ZF2019, a genomic segment contains:
- a CDS encoding beta-glucosidase H: MTDTITTEDVIAGLLASLTLEQKVRLLTGASFWTLHDEPQIGLDTIVVSDGPAGIRGQLWDERDASANLPSPTSLAASWDVERVHRLGQLIAAEARRKGVAVALGPTVNIQRSPRGGRHFEAFSEDPWLSGVIGTAYVRGVQSGGVGATPKHYVANDSETDRMTVDVRVDERTLREVYLAPFERMVVEGGAWLVMSSYNSVNGVTMTENELLRSPLKEEWGFDGVVVSDWMGVRDTVAAAVSSQDLAMPGPQGVWGDALVEAVRAGSVAESDVDEKVRRILRLAGRLGALDGVEAATPLAEPWSQESVDALLREAAADGMVLVRNEGGLLPLAPADPDSDGTGGRIAVIGQHARVARSQGGGSATVFPQHVVTPLDGIEEAFGADRVRFAPGARSTESVLPLDGRVATDPVTGEAGVHVRFLDAGGAVLLDEHRLSGRLIWLGDPVLGETAVVEATATFTAPEDGEYAVGFAGLGLFRFEVDGELKSDGLFFPEGTDPFMAFLNPPKQSFPLRLSAGQTVGLRLEHRPQMQAGLAAVMFTLGYEEPFSDSAEELERAVALAAESDTAIVVVGTTETLESEGFDRAGLGLPDGQDELVRRVLAANPRTVVVVNSGGPVVLPWLDDAPAVVLTWFPGQEMGGALADVLTGSREPGGRIPTTWAAREDDVPVWQVEPVDGKLFYDEKLNVGYREWVRRQQLGGPAPAIPFGHGLGYTTWELGATTLDGLTASVPVRNTGTRPGKQVVQAYLSRVTASDLDRPVLWLAGYAVVHADPGETITATIELEPRSLQHWSVDDHAWRTEPGVYALRLGTSVAALGTPAEFTV, from the coding sequence CGACACGATCGTGGTCTCCGACGGGCCCGCCGGCATCCGCGGGCAGCTGTGGGACGAGCGCGACGCGTCCGCCAACCTCCCGTCGCCGACGTCGCTCGCCGCTTCCTGGGATGTGGAGCGTGTCCACCGGCTCGGGCAGCTGATCGCCGCCGAGGCCCGCCGCAAGGGTGTTGCGGTCGCCCTCGGCCCGACGGTCAACATCCAGCGCTCGCCGCGCGGCGGCCGCCACTTCGAGGCGTTCAGCGAGGACCCGTGGCTCTCGGGCGTCATCGGCACGGCCTACGTGCGGGGCGTGCAGTCGGGCGGGGTCGGTGCGACGCCGAAGCACTACGTCGCGAACGACAGCGAGACCGACCGCATGACCGTCGATGTGCGGGTGGACGAGCGCACCCTGCGCGAGGTCTACCTGGCGCCGTTCGAGCGGATGGTCGTCGAGGGCGGCGCGTGGCTCGTCATGTCGTCGTACAACTCGGTCAACGGCGTGACCATGACCGAGAACGAGCTGTTGCGCTCGCCGCTGAAGGAGGAGTGGGGCTTCGACGGGGTCGTCGTCTCCGACTGGATGGGCGTGCGCGACACGGTCGCCGCCGCGGTCTCGTCGCAGGATCTCGCGATGCCCGGCCCGCAGGGCGTGTGGGGCGACGCACTGGTCGAAGCCGTGCGCGCCGGGTCGGTCGCCGAGAGCGACGTCGACGAGAAGGTGCGTCGCATCCTCCGTCTGGCCGGTCGCCTGGGTGCGCTCGACGGTGTGGAGGCAGCGACGCCGCTCGCGGAGCCCTGGTCGCAGGAGAGCGTCGACGCGTTGCTGCGGGAGGCGGCGGCCGATGGGATGGTGCTGGTCCGCAACGAGGGCGGCCTGCTCCCCCTCGCACCCGCCGACCCCGACAGTGACGGCACGGGCGGCCGCATCGCCGTCATCGGCCAGCACGCGCGGGTGGCGCGCAGTCAGGGAGGCGGTTCCGCGACCGTGTTCCCGCAGCATGTCGTCACACCGCTGGACGGGATCGAGGAGGCGTTCGGCGCCGACCGCGTGCGGTTCGCGCCCGGCGCCCGGTCGACCGAGAGCGTCCTCCCGCTGGACGGCCGCGTCGCCACCGATCCGGTCACCGGCGAGGCCGGGGTGCACGTGCGGTTCCTGGACGCGGGCGGCGCGGTGCTGCTCGACGAGCACCGCCTCTCCGGCCGGCTGATCTGGCTGGGGGATCCGGTGCTCGGCGAGACCGCCGTCGTCGAGGCGACGGCGACCTTCACGGCGCCGGAGGACGGCGAATACGCGGTCGGTTTCGCCGGCCTCGGGCTGTTCCGTTTCGAGGTCGACGGCGAGCTGAAGAGCGACGGCCTGTTCTTCCCCGAGGGCACCGACCCCTTCATGGCGTTCCTCAACCCGCCGAAACAGTCGTTCCCGCTGCGTCTCTCCGCCGGGCAGACCGTCGGGCTGCGCCTCGAGCACCGCCCGCAGATGCAGGCCGGGCTCGCCGCGGTCATGTTCACCCTCGGTTACGAAGAGCCGTTCTCGGATTCGGCCGAGGAGCTGGAGCGCGCGGTCGCACTCGCGGCGGAGTCCGACACCGCGATCGTCGTCGTCGGCACCACGGAGACGCTGGAGTCCGAGGGCTTCGACCGTGCGGGGCTCGGTCTCCCGGACGGCCAGGACGAGCTCGTCCGGCGCGTCCTCGCCGCCAATCCGCGCACCGTGGTCGTCGTCAACTCGGGCGGCCCGGTCGTTCTGCCGTGGCTCGACGACGCGCCGGCCGTGGTGCTCACCTGGTTCCCCGGACAGGAGATGGGAGGCGCGCTCGCCGACGTGCTCACCGGCTCCCGCGAGCCCGGTGGTCGCATCCCGACCACCTGGGCCGCGCGCGAGGACGACGTGCCGGTCTGGCAGGTCGAGCCGGTCGACGGCAAGCTGTTCTACGACGAGAAGCTGAACGTCGGGTATCGGGAGTGGGTGCGCCGTCAGCAGCTCGGCGGGCCGGCCCCGGCCATCCCGTTCGGTCACGGCCTCGGCTACACGACGTGGGAGCTCGGCGCGACGACGCTCGACGGCCTGACCGCGAGCGTCCCGGTCCGCAACACGGGGACCCGGCCGGGCAAGCAGGTCGTGCAGGCGTATCTCTCACGCGTCACCGCGTCCGACCTCGACCGGCCGGTGCTGTGGCTCGCCGGCTACGCGGTGGTCCACGCGGACCCGGGGGAGACCATCACCGCGACGATCGAGCTCGAGCCGCGCAGCCTCCAGCACTGGTCCGTCGACGATCACGCCTGGCGCACCGAGCCGGGCGTCTACGCTCTCCGCCTCGGCACCTCCGTCGCCGCCCTCGGCACCCCGGCGGAGTTCACCGTCTAG